Within the Helicobacter sp. MIT 21-1697 genome, the region AAGGAATAGCGGATAAGGAAAAAAGCTGCAAAAATAAAGAAAATTCCGGCTAAAAACACCATTACCTTTTGCGTGAAAAGCCACTCAAAGTCAAAAAAATCTTTTTGTTTAAGAGCTTGTGATTGCGTTGATTGCATAGTTTTTGAGGTGGCTTTTGGGTTAGAATCTTCGCTTAGAGCAAACTTTGAGTTTTCTTGTGTATGTGATGGCTTTGTTGTAGGATTGTTCAAATGAATTGAGCTTTGTGAAAATACTTGTGGAATCGGGGTAGATTCTCCATTTTCGCTGATTTGATTTTTCTTTTGTAAAACTTCGCTTTGTTTATCTTTATTGAGGGCAAATTTAAGAGCAATAATTTGCGTATTGAGAGTGTTTAAATGCTCCTGTAACCTTTTGGTGGAAAAATATGCTATAAGACCGGCAATACTTCCGCATACCACAAGGATAGACAGCAAGATGAATAAAAGTATAAAAAGTTCCATTTATGTTTCTTTGTTCCAGCCCATTAACATTTGTGTGTGTTTTTCAAGTTTGTGCGTATAATCTTGCGGACTAAACTGCTGCGTGCTAAGTTCGCTAATATAGCGCACAAAATAGCTACCAGCCACGATAATATCTACTTTATCTTTTAATGCACTTACTTGTTCGTAGGAATTTATCCCAAAGCCCAGTGCGATAGGTTTTTTGCAATGTTTATTAATACAATGTATCCAATCAAAAAGTGTGTTATCAATATGCGTTTTTTCTCCAGTGATTCCAGCGCGTGCCACGACATATACGATTTCATCACTGATTTGAGCAATTTTCTTAATGCGTGGCAGACTTGCCTTTGGAGCGATAAGAGAGATGATGCAAATGTGGTGCTTTTTTGCAAGTTTGCGAAGAGATTCATCAGATTCTATGGGTAAATCAGGTGCGATTATCCCCCATACACCGCTTTTTTTGGCTTCTTTAATAAATGCTTCAACGCCATAGCGAAAGATAAGATTAGCATAAGTCATAATGATAAGCCGCGTGGGCTGTTTATTATCTTTGTTTATATGTTGTGAGAGTGTGTGTAACAAGGCAAAACCTTGAGATACCTTGAATCCTTGTGCTATACTCTTATTACACGCCTCTTCAATAACGATTCCATCGGCATTTGGGTCAGAAAATGGGAACTGCACTTCAAGATAACTTGCACCTGCTTGGCAGATACCAAGTGCCGCATACAAACTGAAATCAAAGCTTGGATACCCTGCAATGATATGTCCCATAAGCTGTGGCTTTGTAAGTGCGCTCATAGTATCCTCCAATGTGTGTAAAGTTAAAAAGCGATGATTATACCAAATTTGCTTAAAAAGAATGCTATTTAAAGTGAAGCTAATGCGTTTTTTTCTATAATCTAAGTGATTTTAAAATAAAGAGTGGCAGAAATGAAAAAGAAAATATTTACAGAATCCAAAAATGGTTATTTTGGGGAAGAAAAAGGTGGCAATCACGCTTTTGGAGGGCAATATATTCCTGAAATCTTGCTCCCTGCCTTAAAGGAATTAGAGAGAGCATATCGTGGTGTGTTTATGAGCAAACCTTATAAAAAAGAGCTTAAAAGCTTATTTAAGCATTTTGTAGGGCGTCCGACACCACTTATTTATGCGGGGAATGCCTCAAAGATTCTCAAAAATGATATTTATTTGAAGTTTGAAGGTTTGGCAAATACAGGTGCGCACAAAATTAATAATGCGCTAGGGCAGGTACTTTTAGCAAAGCATATGAAGAAAAAACGCGTCATTGCCGAAACCGGAGCAGGACAGCACGGATTAGCCACAGCAGCAGCGTGCGCACGATTGGGACTAGATTGTGAAATTTTTATGGGCGAGATAGATATGGCAAGACAGCGTCCTAATGTATTTAATATGGAACTTTTTGGCGCAAAAGTTCATAGTGTGAGCAGCGGAAGCAAAACACTTAAAGATGCAGTTAATGAAGCATTGCGAGAGTGGAGTAAAAGAAGTGAAGATAGTTTTTATGTGCTAGGGAGCGCACTTGGACCTTATCCTTATCCTGATATTGTGCGAGATTTGCAAAGTGTGATAAGCAAGGAACTTAAAAAGCAAACAAAGGCTTATTTTAGCTCCTTGCCTGATATTATGGTGGCTTGTGTAGGTGGAGGAAGTAATGCTATGGGATTTTTTACTCATTATCTTAAAGAAGAGCGTGTGCGACTTATTGGCGTTGAGGCTGGAGGTGTAGGAAATGGAATAGGAGAAAACGCTATTAGGATTAATACAGCAAATGCGAGTGAGGGCATTGCACAAGGTTACAAGAGCCTTTTTTTACAAGATGAAGATGGTCAGCTAA harbors:
- the trpB gene encoding tryptophan synthase subunit beta: MKKKIFTESKNGYFGEEKGGNHAFGGQYIPEILLPALKELERAYRGVFMSKPYKKELKSLFKHFVGRPTPLIYAGNASKILKNDIYLKFEGLANTGAHKINNALGQVLLAKHMKKKRVIAETGAGQHGLATAAACARLGLDCEIFMGEIDMARQRPNVFNMELFGAKVHSVSSGSKTLKDAVNEALREWSKRSEDSFYVLGSALGPYPYPDIVRDLQSVISKELKKQTKAYFSSLPDIMVACVGGGSNAMGFFTHYLKEERVRLIGVEAGGVGNGIGENAIRINTANASEGIAQGYKSLFLQDEDGQLSQTHSISAGLDYAGIGPQLAHLYEVGRVEFQSATDKQALEALAFFARCEGIIPALESSHALAAVIHLCKDIKGKKIIANISGRGDKDIFITAKALTPEHWKSFLSEELARMG
- the trpA gene encoding tryptophan synthase subunit alpha, yielding MSALTKPQLMGHIIAGYPSFDFSLYAALGICQAGASYLEVQFPFSDPNADGIVIEEACNKSIAQGFKVSQGFALLHTLSQHINKDNKQPTRLIIMTYANLIFRYGVEAFIKEAKKSGVWGIIAPDLPIESDESLRKLAKKHHICIISLIAPKASLPRIKKIAQISDEIVYVVARAGITGEKTHIDNTLFDWIHCINKHCKKPIALGFGINSYEQVSALKDKVDIIVAGSYFVRYISELSTQQFSPQDYTHKLEKHTQMLMGWNKET